A region of Lycium barbarum isolate Lr01 chromosome 1, ASM1917538v2, whole genome shotgun sequence DNA encodes the following proteins:
- the LOC132606058 gene encoding cytochrome P450 86A1-like — MDPILLYFGIVAATTTYFLWFYLLAHRLTGPKVWPLVGSLPYTFMNRRRLHDWISENLRSTGAAATYQTCTICIPFVWKQGFYTVTCHPKNIEHILRTRFDNYPKGPTWRSAFDDLLGQGIFNSDGDTWLMQRKTAALEFTTRTLRQAMNRWVNRTIRTRLWVILDKAAKEKNQVDLQDLLLRLTFDNICGLTFGKDPETLSPKMPENPFSIAFDSATEATMQRLLYPGFLWRLKKILGIGAEKRLQKSLIVVENYITEALDSRKESPSDDLLSRFLKKKDIDGNSIPNDVLKRIALNFVLAGRDTSSVAMSWFFWNVMNNCHVENKIIEEISEVLKESRGEDHQKWIEEPLNFDEADKLVYLKAALAETLRLYPSVPEDFKYVISDDVLPDGSWVPAGSTVTYSIYSVGRMKTVWGEDCMEFKPERWLSTGGDRFEPPKDGYKFVAFNAGPRTCLGKDLAYLQMKSVACAILLRYRLLPVPGHKVEQKMSLTLFMKNGLKVYLHPRKLAPPAPKIAMSA, encoded by the exons ATGGATCCTATATTACTTTATTTTGGCATAGTAGCTGCAACTACAACTTATTTTCTATGGTTTTATCTCTTAGCACATAGGCTAACTGGTCCCAAAGTGTGGCCACTAGTTGGTAGTCTCCCTTATACTTTCATGAACAGAAGGAGATTACACGATTGGATTTCTGAAAATCTCCGATCAACGGGTGCAGCTGCAACGTATCAAACGTGCACTATTTGCATACCATTTGTTTGGAAACAAGGATTTTATACAGTCACATGTCACCCCAAGAACATCGAACACATCCTTCGAACCAG GTTTGATAATTACCCCAAAGGACCAACTTGGCGAAGTGCCTTTGATGACCTTTTAGGTCAAGGTATATTCAACAGTGATGGTGACACGTGGCTCATGCAAAGGAAAACCGCAGCTCTTGAGTTCACAACCCGAACACTTCGACAAGCAATGAACCGGTGGGTGAACCGGACCATCAGAACTCGTTTGTGGGTTATTTTGGATAAAGCTGCTAAGGAGAAAAATCAAGTGGATTTACAAGATTTATTACTCCGTTTAACTTTTGATAATATATGTGGACTTACGTTTGGTAAAGACCCTGAAACTCTCTCACCAAAAATGCCTGAAAATCCATTTTCTATAGCTTTTGATTCAGCCACTGAAGCCACTATGCAAAGACTACTTTACCCTGGATTTTTATGGAGGTTGAAAAAGATTTTAGGAATTGGAGCTGAAAAGAGATTACAGAAAAGCCTCATAGTTGTCGAGAATTACATTACGGAGGCCTTAGATTCACGCAAGGAAAGTCCATCAGATGATTTATTGTCACGTTTCCTGAAGAAAAAGGACATAGACGGTAACTCTATCCCAAATGATGTACTAAAACGAATTGCCCTAAACTTTGTCCTAGCTGGACGTGACACATCATCAGTGGCTATGAGCTGGTTCTTCTGGAATGTCATGAACAACTGCCACGTGGAAAATAAGATAATTGAAGAAATATCAGAAGTCTTAAAAGAAAGCCGCGGTGAAGATCATCAAAAATGGATTGAAGAACCATTGAATTTTGATGAAGCTGATAAATTAGTCTATCTCAAAGCAGCTTTGGCCGAAACTTTGCGTTTATACCCTTCAGTCCCTGAAGATTTCAAATATGTCATTTCTGATGATGTTTTGCCAGATGGCTCGTGGGTCCCAGCCGGTTCAACAGTAACTTATTCTATATACTCTGTGGGGAGAATGAAAACGGTTTGGGGAGAGGATTGCATGGAGTTTAAACCGGAAAGGTGGCTCTCAACCGGAGGAGACCGGTTCGAACCGCCCAAGGATGGGTATAAATTTGTGGCATTTAATGCTGGACCGAGAACTTGCTTAGGCAAAGACTTGGCTTACCTCCAAATGAAATCTGTGGCTTGTGCTATATTGCTTAGGTACCGGCTTTTACCGGTTCCAGGTCATAAAGTTGAACAGAAAATGTCTTTAACTTTGTTCATGAAAAATGGACTTAAAGTTTACTTGCATCCTCGTAAACTTGCACCACCAGCTCCAAAGATTGCTATGTCTGCTTGA
- the LOC132606066 gene encoding cytochrome P450 86A1-like has product MDPIVIYFGLVAATTTYLLWFYLLAQRLNGPKVWPLVGSLPYTFLNRRRFHDWISQNLRSTGAAATYQTCTICIPFLAWKQGFYTVTCHPKNIEHILRTRFDNYPKGPTWQNAFDDLLGQGIFNSDGDTWLMQRKTAALEFTTRTLRQAMNRWVNRTIRTRLWVILDKAAKEKNPVELQDLLLRLTFDNICGLTFGKDPETLSPKMPENPFAIAFDSATEATMQRLLYPYFLWRLKKFLGIGAERRLQKSLKVVENYITEALDSRKESPSDDLLSRFMKKKDIDGNSIPNDVLKRIALNFVLAGRDTSSVAMSWFFWNVMNNSHVENKIIEEISTVLKESRGEDHEKWTEEPLNFDEADKLIYVKAALAETLRLYPSVPEDFKYVISDDVLPDGSWVPAGSTVTYSIYSVGRMKTVWGEDCMEFKPERWLSTGGDRFEPPKDGYKFVAFNAGPRTCLGKDLAYLQMKSVAAAILLRYRLSPVPGHKVEQKMSLTLFMKYGLKVNLHPRELAPAAPKVAMSA; this is encoded by the exons ATGGATCCTATTGTAATTTACTTTGGCCTAGTAGCTGCAACTACAACTTATCTTCTTTGGTTCTATCTTCTAGCACAAAGGCTAAATGGTCCAAAAGTGTGGCCACTAGTTGGGAGCCTCCCTTATACTTTCTTGAACAGAAGGAGATTTCACGACTGGATTTCTCAAAACCTCCGATCAACGGGTGCAGCTGCAACGTATCAAACGTGCACTATTTGCATACCATTTCTCGCTTGGAAACAAGGGTTCTATACGGTCACATGTCACCCCAAGAACATCGAACATATCCTTCGAACCAG GTTTGACAATTATCCTAAAGGACCAACTTGGCAAAATGCATTCGATGACCTTTTAGGTCAAGGTATATTCAACAGTGATGGTGACACGTGGCTCATGCAAAGGAAAACCGCAGCTCTTGAGTTCACAACCCGGACACTTCGACAAGCAATGAACCGGTGGGTGAACCGGACCATCAGAACTCGTTTGTGGGTTATTTTGGATAAGGCTGCTAAGGAGAAAAACCCGGTCGAGTTGCAAGATTTATTACTCCGTTTAACTTTTGATAATATATGTGGACTTACTTTTGGTAAAGACCCTGAAACCCTTTCCCCAAAAATGCCTGAAAATCCATTTGCTATAGCTTTTGATTCAGCCACTGAAGCAACCATGCAAAGACTACTTTACCCTTACTTTCTTTGGAGGTTGAAAAAATTTCTAGGCATTGGAGCTGAAAGGAGATTACAAAAAAGCCTCAAAGTTGTCGAAAATTACATTACGGAGGCCCTAGATTCACGTAAGGAAAGTCCATCAGACGATTTATTATCACGTTTCATGAAGAAAAAGGACATAGACGGCAATTCAATCCCAAATGATGTACTAAAACGCATTGCTCTGAACTTTGTCCTAGCTGGACGTGACACGTCATCAGTGGCTATGAGCTGGTTCTTCTGGAACGTCATGAACAACAGCCACGTGGAAAATAAGATAATTGAAGAAATATCAACAGTCTTAAAGGAAAGCCGCGGTGAAGATCATGAAAAATGGACTGAAGAACCATTGAATTTTGATGAAGCTGATAAGTTGATTTATGTCAAAGCAGCTTTGGCCGAAACTTTGCGTTTATATCCTTCAGTCCCTGAAGATTTCAAATATGTCATTTCTGATGATGTTTTGCCAGATGGCTCGTGGGTCCCAGCCGGTTCAACAGTAACTTATTCTATATACTCTGTGGGGAGAATGAAAACGGTTTGGGGAGAGGATTGCATGGAGTTTAAACCGGAAAGGTGGCTCTCGACCGGAGGAGACCGGTTCGAACCGCCCAAGGATGGGTATAAATTTGTGGCATTTAATGCTGGACCGAGAACTTGCTTAGGCAAAGACTTGGCTTACCTTCAAATGAAATCTGTGGCTGCTGCAATATTGCTTCGTTACCGGCTTTCACCGGTTCCAGGTCATAAAGTTGAACAGAAAATGTCATTAACTTTGTTCATGAAATATGGACTTAAAGTTAACTTGCATCCTCGTGAACTTGCACCTGCAGCTCCAAAGGTCGCTATGTCTGCCTGA